A genomic stretch from Nitrobacter winogradskyi Nb-255 includes:
- a CDS encoding DNA translocase FtsK, which yields MSMAAIERLLPIVDQIPPSIREPLARRLRELTGLGLIGLSGAAAAALMTWSVQDPSLSHATSRPIHNVLGYPGAIGADLLMQLLGLGAIMLILPVAIWGWRMLTHRPFDREASRLACWILCTTSAAGFASCWPHNGAWPLPTGLGGVVGDALVRAPAILFGPAGVLQSILLGAIMLLVMAATFLWASGIRSRPAEELPEIEDDAPFDEGDDHASVSLGWAVHALMSAKARLKRLKIGALLALAYKSLVSSAPRNSGALAFERQEPVLGGGPVAPSLAPGRAGHDDDIDDEPDDDPEDEAEDEEDNDAPPVVAAPRRKAAPRQPAKKAGKFELPSVNVLSAPRASDRQPLSKSELEANSRALEGVLGDFGVRGEIVKANPGPVVTLYELEPAPGIKSARVIGLADDIARSMSALSARVAVVPGRNAIGIELPNAHREKVYLRELLTAREATESVAKLPLCLGKTIGGDPVIIDLARTPHMLIAGTTGSGKSVAINTMILSLLYRLRPDQCRLIMVDPKMLELSVYDGIPHLLTPVVTDPKKAVVALKWAVREMEERYKKMAKLGVRNIDGYNTRLVDAKAKGEELTRTVHTGFDKETGKAIYEEEKLEFEPLPFIVIIVDEMADLMMVAGKDIEGAVQRLAQMARAAGLHVILATQRPSVDVITGTIKANFPTRIAFQVTSKIDSRTILGEMGAEQLLGQGDMLYMAGGGRISRVHGPFASDEEVEKVVRHLKTQGAPEYLEAVTAEEPAEGEDGAVFDGTSMGSDGGGDLFAQAVAIVKRDRKASTSYIQRRLQIGYNRAASLMERMELEGIVGQANHAGKREILIEEEEGQF from the coding sequence ATGAGCATGGCAGCGATCGAACGTCTTCTTCCCATCGTCGATCAGATACCGCCGTCGATCCGCGAGCCGCTCGCCCGTCGCCTGCGCGAACTGACCGGGCTCGGCCTGATCGGATTGTCGGGCGCGGCCGCAGCCGCGCTGATGACGTGGTCGGTGCAGGACCCGAGCCTGAGCCACGCCACCTCGCGCCCGATCCACAACGTCCTCGGCTATCCCGGCGCGATCGGCGCGGATCTTCTGATGCAGCTTCTCGGTCTCGGCGCGATCATGCTGATCCTGCCGGTGGCGATCTGGGGATGGCGGATGCTGACCCATCGCCCGTTCGACCGCGAGGCTTCGCGTCTCGCCTGCTGGATTCTCTGCACCACATCCGCCGCCGGCTTCGCCAGTTGCTGGCCTCATAACGGCGCCTGGCCGCTGCCCACCGGTCTCGGTGGCGTGGTCGGCGACGCGCTGGTGCGGGCGCCCGCGATCCTGTTCGGCCCGGCGGGCGTGCTGCAAAGCATCCTGCTCGGCGCGATCATGCTTCTGGTCATGGCGGCGACGTTCCTATGGGCCAGCGGCATACGATCGCGGCCGGCCGAAGAATTGCCCGAAATCGAGGACGACGCGCCTTTCGATGAGGGCGACGACCACGCCTCGGTCTCGCTGGGCTGGGCGGTTCACGCGCTGATGAGCGCGAAGGCGCGGCTCAAGCGCCTGAAGATCGGCGCGCTGCTTGCGCTCGCCTACAAGTCGCTGGTGTCGAGCGCGCCACGGAATTCCGGTGCGCTGGCGTTCGAGCGTCAGGAGCCCGTTCTCGGCGGCGGACCCGTCGCTCCCTCCCTGGCGCCGGGTCGCGCGGGCCATGACGACGACATCGATGACGAGCCTGACGACGATCCGGAGGACGAAGCGGAAGACGAGGAGGACAACGATGCGCCGCCGGTTGTCGCCGCGCCGCGCCGGAAGGCCGCTCCCCGCCAGCCCGCGAAGAAGGCCGGCAAGTTCGAGCTGCCCTCTGTCAACGTTCTGAGCGCGCCGCGCGCCTCCGACCGCCAGCCGCTCAGCAAGTCCGAGCTGGAAGCGAATTCCCGGGCGCTGGAAGGCGTGCTTGGCGACTTCGGCGTGCGCGGCGAGATCGTGAAAGCCAATCCCGGACCGGTGGTGACGCTGTATGAACTGGAGCCCGCGCCCGGCATCAAGTCGGCGCGCGTCATCGGCCTCGCCGACGATATCGCCCGCTCGATGAGCGCGCTGTCCGCGCGCGTCGCCGTCGTTCCCGGCCGCAACGCCATCGGCATCGAACTGCCGAACGCGCATCGCGAGAAGGTGTACCTGCGGGAGCTGCTCACTGCCAGGGAGGCGACCGAGTCGGTCGCCAAGCTGCCGCTCTGCCTCGGCAAGACCATCGGCGGCGACCCCGTCATCATCGATCTCGCGCGCACCCCGCACATGCTGATCGCCGGCACCACCGGTTCCGGCAAATCGGTCGCGATCAACACCATGATTCTCAGCCTGCTGTACCGGCTGCGGCCCGATCAGTGCCGTCTCATCATGGTCGATCCGAAGATGCTCGAACTCTCGGTCTATGACGGCATCCCGCATCTGCTGACGCCGGTCGTCACCGACCCGAAGAAGGCGGTGGTCGCGCTGAAATGGGCCGTGCGCGAGATGGAAGAGCGCTACAAGAAGATGGCCAAGCTCGGCGTGCGCAACATCGACGGCTACAATACCCGTCTCGTCGACGCCAAGGCCAAGGGCGAGGAACTGACCCGCACGGTGCATACCGGCTTCGACAAGGAAACCGGCAAGGCGATCTACGAGGAAGAGAAGCTGGAATTCGAGCCGCTGCCCTTCATCGTCATCATCGTGGATGAAATGGCCGACCTGATGATGGTCGCTGGCAAGGATATCGAGGGCGCGGTCCAGCGACTTGCGCAGATGGCGCGCGCCGCCGGCCTTCATGTTATTCTCGCGACCCAGCGCCCGTCGGTCGACGTCATCACCGGCACCATCAAGGCCAACTTCCCGACCCGCATCGCCTTCCAGGTGACGTCGAAGATCGACAGCCGCACCATTCTCGGCGAAATGGGCGCCGAGCAATTGCTCGGCCAGGGCGACATGCTCTACATGGCGGGCGGTGGTCGCATCTCGCGCGTGCACGGGCCGTTTGCGTCGGATGAAGAAGTCGAGAAGGTGGTCCGCCACCTCAAGACGCAGGGCGCGCCCGAGTATCTCGAGGCGGTCACGGCTGAAGAACCCGCCGAGGGCGAGGATGGCGCGGTGTTCGACGGCACGAGCATGGGCAGCGACGGCGGCGGCGATCTGTTCGCGCAGGCGGTCGCGATCGTGAAGCGCGACCGCAAGGCCTCGACCAGCTACATTCAGCGCCGTCTCCAGATCGGCTACAATCGCGCCGCTTCGCTGATGGAGCGCATGGAACTCGAAGGCATCGTCGGGCAGGCCAATCACGCAGGAAAGCGCGAAATCCTGATCGAGGAAGAAGAAGGCCAATTCTGA
- a CDS encoding outer membrane lipoprotein carrier protein LolA — protein MAGLAAALTASLFVPPALAETVPIPQPAPEVLRAAEPAILLAQAGKLEVTGTTRPPDPIIPDPRRNVPASIFATFDANQKAAAARVSSYLSSLRTLAGKFVQVGPDGSRSTGEFYIQKPGKVRFEYDPPSPIAMISDGSSLVIRDTRLATQDVYPLSQTPLRYLLSDRIDLMRDTNVVAVTSDDLYISVIIEEKQALVGTSRLMFMVGVKDGKLKQWTITDPQGYDTTVAIYNLNPTAKLDPALFRINGTMHPASTNN, from the coding sequence ATGGCCGGACTCGCCGCGGCGCTGACCGCGAGCCTTTTTGTTCCGCCCGCCCTCGCCGAAACCGTGCCGATCCCGCAACCGGCGCCCGAGGTTCTTCGCGCCGCGGAGCCCGCGATTCTGCTGGCTCAGGCCGGCAAGCTTGAGGTCACGGGAACCACGCGGCCGCCCGACCCGATCATTCCCGACCCCCGCCGCAACGTACCGGCCAGTATTTTCGCGACTTTCGACGCGAATCAGAAGGCGGCGGCGGCCCGGGTCAGCAGCTACCTGTCGTCGCTGCGGACGCTTGCCGGAAAGTTCGTGCAGGTAGGTCCTGACGGCAGCCGCTCGACCGGCGAATTCTACATCCAGAAACCGGGCAAGGTACGGTTCGAATACGATCCTCCGTCGCCGATCGCGATGATCTCCGACGGCTCGTCGCTCGTCATTCGCGACACCAGGCTAGCGACGCAGGATGTGTACCCGCTGTCGCAAACGCCGCTGCGCTATCTGTTGTCGGACCGGATCGACCTGATGAGAGACACCAACGTCGTCGCCGTGACGTCGGACGATCTCTACATCAGCGTCATCATCGAGGAGAAGCAGGCGCTGGTCGGCACCTCCCGCCTCATGTTCATGGTCGGCGTCAAGGACGGCAAGCTCAAGCAGTGGACCATCACCGATCCGCAAGGTTACGACACCACGGTGGCGATCTACAATCTGAACCCGACGGCGAAGCTCGATCCCGCGCTGTTCAGAATCAACGGCACCATGCATCCGGCATCGACCAACAATTGA
- a CDS encoding exodeoxyribonuclease III, translating to MHLTLTTWNINSVRLRIDLVARFLKAQRPDVLCLQETKCPDDAFPLKRFHRLGYEHIALNGQKGYHGVAVVSKLPFDASNIRTFCDKIDSRHVSVILGGEAGLAAPLVLHNFYVPAGGDIPDPALNPKFAHKLQFLDEMKGCAPLHPDNGDRHVLVGDLNVAPHENDVWSHKQLLKIVSHTPIECEKLLGVQDRGNWVDIARARIPMSEKVYTWWSYRAADWVAANRGRRLDHIWVSEALRDGIRDFRITRDARGWERPSDHVPVTAVIEV from the coding sequence ATGCACCTCACCTTGACCACCTGGAATATCAACTCGGTGCGGCTGCGCATCGATCTGGTCGCCAGGTTTCTGAAAGCGCAGCGGCCGGACGTTCTGTGCCTGCAGGAGACCAAATGCCCCGATGACGCGTTTCCGCTGAAACGCTTTCACCGGCTCGGCTATGAGCACATCGCGCTCAACGGCCAGAAGGGATATCACGGGGTGGCGGTGGTCTCGAAGCTGCCTTTCGACGCCAGCAACATCCGCACATTCTGCGACAAGATCGACTCCCGCCACGTCAGCGTGATCCTCGGCGGCGAGGCGGGTCTCGCCGCGCCGCTGGTGCTGCATAACTTCTACGTGCCCGCGGGCGGCGACATTCCCGATCCCGCGCTCAATCCGAAGTTCGCCCACAAGCTGCAGTTTCTCGACGAGATGAAAGGCTGCGCGCCGCTGCATCCGGACAACGGCGACCGGCATGTGCTGGTCGGCGATCTCAACGTCGCTCCGCATGAGAACGACGTCTGGTCGCACAAACAGCTCCTCAAGATCGTCTCGCACACACCCATCGAATGCGAAAAGCTGCTCGGCGTGCAGGATCGCGGCAACTGGGTCGACATCGCGCGCGCGCGGATCCCGATGTCGGAGAAAGTCTATACGTGGTGGAGCTATCGCGCCGCCGACTGGGTCGCCGCCAATCGCGGCCGCAGGCTCGATCATATCTGGGTCTCGGAGGCGCTGCGCGACGGAATCCGCGACTTCCGCATCACTCGCGACGCCCGCGGCTGGGAGCGTCCATCCGATCATGTCCCGGTGACAGCGGTGATCGAGGTGTGA
- a CDS encoding cyclic nucleotide-binding domain-containing protein → MSIDDDVVLLERVPTLRLLGAEALRVLAIGAEQQQFASGSILFRAGDEADGGYVVQEGGFRIHVPNGRDRKVVAERGTLIGELALIVPISRPATAIAREYSMVIRIPRTLFLRVLDSYPAAAQRLRDEFANRTRQTTSDILMASAKLSS, encoded by the coding sequence ATGTCGATCGACGATGACGTTGTCCTGCTCGAGCGCGTCCCGACCCTGCGCCTGCTGGGCGCGGAGGCCCTGCGCGTGCTTGCCATCGGCGCCGAGCAGCAGCAGTTCGCCAGCGGGTCGATCCTGTTCCGCGCCGGTGACGAGGCGGACGGCGGGTATGTGGTTCAGGAAGGCGGCTTCCGCATCCACGTCCCGAACGGCCGCGATCGGAAAGTTGTCGCCGAGCGCGGCACGCTGATCGGCGAACTGGCCCTGATCGTGCCGATATCACGGCCGGCCACCGCGATCGCGCGTGAATACTCGATGGTCATCCGCATTCCGCGCACCCTGTTTCTGCGCGTGCTCGACAGCTATCCCGCCGCCGCCCAGCGCCTTCGCGATGAATTCGCCAATCGCACCCGGCAAACGACCAGCGACATCCTGATGGCGTCGGCGAAGCTGAGCAGCTGA
- a CDS encoding response regulator transcription factor yields the protein MANARKILIVDDDNDLRDTLVEQLSLHEEFEASAVDTGAKGASAARSCSPDLVLMDVGLPDTDGREVVRSLRKGGFKAPIIMLTGHDTDSDTILGLESGANDYIAKPFRFAVLLARIRAQLRQHEASEDAVFSVGPYSFRPGAKMLTTGNGKKVRLTEKETAILRFLYRAGQMSVSRDTLLQEVWGYNSGVTTHTLETHIYRLRQKIEKDAANPEILVTEAGGYKLVP from the coding sequence ATGGCCAACGCCCGCAAAATCCTGATCGTGGACGACGATAACGACCTGCGCGATACGCTGGTCGAGCAACTGTCGCTGCATGAGGAATTCGAGGCGTCCGCCGTGGATACCGGCGCGAAGGGCGCCAGCGCCGCCAGATCCTGTTCGCCCGACCTCGTGCTGATGGACGTCGGCCTGCCGGATACGGACGGGCGCGAAGTGGTGCGCAGCCTGCGCAAGGGCGGCTTCAAGGCTCCGATCATCATGCTCACCGGTCACGACACCGATTCGGACACCATTCTGGGTCTTGAGTCCGGCGCCAACGACTATATCGCCAAGCCGTTCCGGTTCGCGGTCCTGCTGGCGCGCATCCGCGCGCAGTTGCGCCAGCACGAGGCCAGCGAGGACGCGGTGTTCTCGGTCGGACCCTACAGTTTCCGCCCCGGCGCCAAGATGCTGACGACCGGCAATGGCAAGAAGGTGCGGCTGACCGAGAAAGAGACGGCGATTTTGCGCTTCCTGTACCGGGCAGGCCAGATGTCGGTGTCGCGCGACACCCTGTTGCAGGAGGTCTGGGGATACAACTCCGGCGTCACCACCCACACCCTGGAAACCCACATCTACCGGTTGCGTCAGAAGATCGAGAAAGACGCCGCCAATCCGGAAATTCTGGTCACGGAGGCCGGCGGCTACAAGCTGGTGCCCTGA
- a CDS encoding L,D-transpeptidase family protein yields MPCTTNSCDRPLAAIRIRAAAGRPQRGWLIAEGRAIAVALGRGGIRANKREGDGGTPKGIFRPVRLWWRPDRHPRPRTFLPVRAITPMDGWCEDPADRRYNRPIRLTPHATGDRLSRDDHLYDFIIEIDHNTRPRVAGRGSAVFLHLARDNFGPTAGCVAMTRPAMLRLLRRIGPCTKIVIG; encoded by the coding sequence ATGCCTTGTACCACAAATTCCTGCGATCGGCCGCTCGCGGCGATCCGCATCCGGGCGGCCGCCGGGCGACCGCAGCGAGGCTGGCTGATCGCCGAGGGGCGGGCGATCGCGGTGGCGCTCGGCCGCGGCGGCATTCGGGCCAACAAGCGCGAGGGCGACGGCGGCACCCCGAAAGGCATTTTCCGGCCCGTCCGGTTATGGTGGCGGCCCGACCGGCACCCGCGGCCACGGACGTTTCTGCCGGTCCGCGCCATCACGCCCATGGATGGCTGGTGCGAGGACCCCGCCGACCGGCGCTACAACCGACCGATCCGGCTGACGCCCCATGCGACCGGCGACCGGCTGTCGCGCGACGATCATCTCTATGACTTCATCATCGAGATCGATCACAACACCCGCCCCCGCGTCGCGGGGCGCGGCAGCGCCGTATTCCTGCATCTGGCGCGCGACAACTTTGGCCCGACCGCCGGATGCGTGGCGATGACGCGCCCCGCCATGCTGCGGCTGTTGCGGCGGATAGGCCCATGTACGAAAATCGTAATCGGGTAG
- a CDS encoding YggS family pyridoxal phosphate-dependent enzyme has protein sequence MTMGETAPVNGLASVEAEIVRACRDARRERSTVTLVAVSKTFDADAITPVIAAGQRVFGENRVQEAQRKWPELIAAHPGLALHLIGPLQSNKAKEAVALFDAIHSVDRVSLCEALAKEIDRQNRRPSLFVQINTGEEPQKAGVSPSNADDFIARCRDTHGLTISGLMCIPPMDDAPAPHFALTAKIARRNGIKQLSMGMSADFAIAIALGATHIRVGSAIFGTR, from the coding sequence ATGACGATGGGTGAGACGGCGCCGGTCAACGGCCTTGCATCCGTGGAAGCTGAAATCGTCCGGGCGTGCCGGGACGCGCGGCGCGAGCGTTCCACGGTGACGCTGGTGGCGGTGTCGAAAACCTTCGATGCCGATGCGATCACGCCGGTGATTGCCGCGGGGCAGCGGGTTTTCGGAGAGAATCGCGTGCAGGAGGCGCAGCGAAAGTGGCCCGAGCTGATCGCGGCGCATCCCGGCCTCGCGCTGCATCTGATTGGTCCGTTGCAGTCCAACAAGGCGAAGGAAGCGGTCGCGCTGTTCGATGCCATCCATTCGGTCGACCGCGTCAGCCTTTGTGAAGCCCTGGCCAAGGAAATCGACAGGCAGAACCGGAGGCCGTCCCTGTTCGTGCAGATCAACACCGGCGAGGAGCCGCAGAAGGCCGGCGTCTCGCCGTCCAATGCCGACGATTTCATCGCGCGCTGCCGCGATACCCATGGCCTGACGATCTCGGGCCTGATGTGCATTCCGCCGATGGATGATGCGCCGGCGCCGCATTTCGCGCTCACCGCGAAAATCGCCAGGCGTAACGGGATCAAGCAATTGTCGATGGGCATGAGCGCGGACTTCGCCATCGCGATCGCGCTCGGCGCGACCCATATCAGGGTCGGCTCGGCGATTTTTGGGACGCGGTAG
- a CDS encoding glutathione S-transferase N-terminal domain-containing protein, whose translation MADLAAFLITRRWPAAHPERLQLYSVPTPNGVKVSIMLEETGLPYEPHFVDFGRDEQKSREFVSLNPNGRIPAILDPDGPGGKPLGVFESGAILQYLAEKTGQFLPADPARRWQALQWLHFQMGGVGPMFGQVGFFHKFAGRDFQDKRPRDRYVSESKRLLGVMDTHLATSRWFSGDDYTIADIAMLGWVRNLIGFYDARDLVEFDRFRHVGGWLQRGLARPAVQRGLAIPARP comes from the coding sequence ATGGCCGACCTCGCAGCTTTTCTCATCACCCGCCGCTGGCCGGCGGCCCACCCGGAACGTTTGCAACTCTATTCGGTGCCGACGCCCAACGGGGTGAAGGTCTCGATCATGCTGGAGGAAACCGGGCTGCCCTATGAGCCGCATTTCGTCGATTTCGGCAGGGACGAACAGAAGAGCCGCGAATTCGTCTCGCTCAATCCCAACGGCAGGATCCCGGCGATCCTCGATCCCGACGGCCCCGGCGGCAAGCCGCTCGGCGTGTTCGAGTCGGGCGCGATTCTGCAATACCTCGCCGAGAAGACCGGACAGTTCCTGCCCGCCGATCCGGCGCGGCGCTGGCAGGCCCTGCAGTGGCTGCATTTCCAGATGGGCGGCGTCGGGCCGATGTTCGGTCAGGTGGGATTCTTCCATAAGTTCGCCGGCAGGGATTTCCAGGACAAGCGGCCGCGCGACCGCTATGTGAGCGAATCGAAGCGGCTGCTCGGTGTGATGGACACTCATCTGGCGACGAGTCGGTGGTTTTCGGGCGACGACTACACCATCGCGGATATTGCGATGCTGGGGTGGGTGCGCAACCTGATCGGGTTCTACGATGCGCGAGATCTCGTCGAATTCGATCGTTTCCGCCATGTCGGGGGCTGGCTGCAGCGAGGTCTGGCGCGCCCGGCGGTGCAGCGCGGCCTCGCAATTCCGGCGCGGCCATGA
- the leuS gene encoding leucine--tRNA ligase translates to MTSERYNARDAEPRWQAEWDRQAIFATKNDDPREKYYVLEMFPYPSGRIHIGHVRNYTLGDVIARYMRARGYNVLHPMGWDAFGLPAENAAIERKIAPKAWTYDNIKAMKKQLRSIGLSLDWSREIATCDPAYYKHQQKMFLDFLRAGLAEREKRKINWDPVDMTVLANEQVIDGRGWRSGAVVEQREMNQWVFKITKFSQELLDALGTLDRWPDKVRLMQRNWIGRSEGLLIRFALDATTTPNNESELKIFTTRPDTLFGARFMAIAPDHPLAQAAAKDNPALAGFIAECKQRGTAQAEIDTAEKMGFDTGIRAIHPFDAAWALPVYVANFILMEYGTGAIFGCPAHDQRDLDFVNKYGLGNTPVVCPEGQDPASFVITDTAYDGDGRMINSRFLDGMSADAAKEEVAKRLEGETRGNEPVAERKVNFRLRDWGISRQRYWGCPIPVIHCPNCDVVPVPEKDLPVTLPEDVTFDRPGNALDHHPTWKHVDCPKCGGKATRETDTMDTFVDSSWYFARFTDPWNDSAPTTREVADRMLPVDQYIGGVEHAILHLLYSRFFTRAMKATGHLGMDEPFKGMFTQGMVVHETYRKPDGGWASPEEVRIEVDGNNRRATLITTGEPVEIGAVEKMSKSKRNTVDPDDIIGSYGADTARWFMLSDSPPDRDVIWSEEGVQGAARFMQRLWRLVNEAADAGKAAPQDRPATFGSDALTLRKAAHGALDRVSTGIERLHFNVCLANIREFANELADALARSRSNKSAPARDLAPDLSWSLREAAIILVQIFSPMMPHLAEECWQRALGQTGLVSQARWPQIEPDLLIEDSITLPVQVNGKKRGEVTVASDAGNPEIEAAVLALDAVKQALGGKQARKIIIVPRRIVSVVG, encoded by the coding sequence ATGACCTCAGAACGTTACAACGCCCGTGACGCCGAACCGCGCTGGCAAGCCGAGTGGGACAGGCAGGCGATCTTCGCCACCAAGAACGATGACCCGCGCGAAAAATACTACGTGCTGGAGATGTTCCCCTATCCGTCCGGGCGCATCCACATCGGCCATGTCCGCAACTACACGCTCGGCGATGTGATCGCGCGCTACATGCGCGCCAGGGGCTACAACGTGCTGCATCCGATGGGCTGGGACGCCTTCGGCCTGCCGGCCGAGAACGCCGCGATCGAGCGCAAGATCGCGCCCAAGGCGTGGACCTACGACAACATCAAGGCGATGAAGAAGCAGCTCCGGTCGATCGGGCTGTCGCTCGACTGGTCGAGGGAGATCGCGACCTGCGATCCCGCTTACTACAAGCACCAGCAGAAGATGTTCCTGGACTTCCTGCGCGCCGGTCTCGCCGAGCGCGAGAAGCGCAAGATCAACTGGGATCCAGTCGATATGACCGTGCTCGCCAACGAGCAGGTGATCGACGGGCGCGGCTGGCGCTCCGGCGCCGTGGTCGAGCAGCGCGAGATGAACCAGTGGGTCTTCAAGATCACGAAATTCTCGCAGGAGCTGCTGGACGCGCTCGGCACGCTGGACCGCTGGCCCGACAAGGTGCGGCTGATGCAGCGCAACTGGATCGGCCGCTCGGAGGGCCTGTTGATCCGCTTCGCGCTCGACGCGACGACGACCCCGAACAATGAGAGCGAACTGAAGATTTTCACCACGCGCCCCGACACGCTGTTCGGCGCGAGGTTCATGGCGATCGCGCCGGATCATCCGCTCGCGCAGGCGGCGGCGAAAGACAATCCCGCGCTCGCCGGTTTCATCGCCGAATGCAAGCAGCGCGGCACCGCGCAGGCGGAGATCGACACCGCGGAAAAGATGGGCTTCGACACCGGCATCCGCGCGATCCATCCTTTTGATGCGGCGTGGGCGCTGCCGGTCTACGTCGCCAACTTCATCCTCATGGAGTACGGCACCGGCGCCATTTTCGGCTGCCCGGCGCACGACCAGCGCGACCTCGACTTCGTCAACAAATACGGACTTGGCAACACGCCGGTGGTCTGTCCCGAGGGACAGGATCCTGCGAGCTTCGTCATCACCGACACCGCCTATGACGGCGACGGGCGGATGATCAACTCGCGCTTCCTCGACGGCATGAGCGCTGATGCGGCGAAAGAGGAAGTCGCCAAGCGCCTGGAAGGCGAGACCCGCGGCAACGAACCCGTCGCCGAGCGCAAGGTGAACTTTCGCCTGCGCGACTGGGGCATCTCGCGCCAGCGCTACTGGGGCTGCCCGATCCCGGTGATCCACTGTCCCAACTGCGACGTGGTGCCGGTGCCGGAAAAGGACCTGCCGGTGACGCTGCCGGAGGATGTCACCTTCGACAGGCCCGGCAACGCGCTCGACCATCATCCGACCTGGAAGCACGTCGATTGTCCTAAGTGCGGCGGAAAGGCCACGCGCGAAACCGACACCATGGACACTTTCGTCGATTCGTCATGGTATTTCGCGCGCTTCACCGATCCCTGGAACGACAGCGCGCCGACCACGCGCGAGGTCGCGGACCGGATGCTGCCGGTGGACCAGTATATCGGCGGCGTCGAGCACGCGATCCTGCATCTGCTCTATTCACGCTTCTTCACCCGCGCGATGAAGGCCACCGGCCACCTCGGCATGGACGAGCCGTTCAAGGGCATGTTCACGCAAGGCATGGTGGTGCACGAGACCTACCGCAAACCCGACGGCGGCTGGGCCTCGCCGGAGGAGGTGCGGATCGAGGTCGACGGCAACAACCGCCGCGCCACGCTGATCACGACCGGCGAACCGGTCGAGATCGGCGCGGTCGAGAAGATGTCGAAGTCGAAGCGCAACACCGTCGATCCCGACGACATCATCGGCAGCTACGGCGCCGACACCGCGCGCTGGTTCATGCTTTCCGATTCGCCTCCGGACCGCGACGTGATCTGGAGCGAGGAAGGCGTGCAGGGCGCGGCGCGCTTCATGCAGCGGCTGTGGCGGCTGGTCAACGAAGCGGCCGACGCCGGCAAGGCCGCGCCGCAAGACAGGCCTGCGACTTTCGGCTCGGATGCGCTGACGCTGCGTAAAGCGGCGCATGGCGCACTCGACAGGGTCTCCACCGGGATCGAGCGGCTGCATTTCAACGTTTGCCTCGCCAATATCCGCGAGTTCGCCAATGAACTGGCCGACGCCCTCGCCCGCTCCCGGAGCAACAAGTCCGCCCCGGCGCGTGATCTGGCGCCGGACTTGAGTTGGAGCCTGCGCGAGGCGGCCATTATTCTGGTGCAGATATTCAGCCCCATGATGCCGCATCTGGCCGAGGAGTGCTGGCAGCGGGCGCTGGGGCAGACCGGGCTGGTCTCGCAAGCCCGCTGGCCACAAATCGAGCCCGATTTGCTGATTGAAGACAGCATCACGCTGCCGGTGCAGGTGAACGGCAAGAAGCGGGGCGAGGTGACGGTGGCGTCCGACGCCGGAAATCCGGAAATTGAGGCTGCCGTTTTGGCGCTCGATGCGGTAAAGCAGGCCCTGGGCGGCAAGCAGGCTCGAAAGATCATTATCGTCCCGCGGAGGATCGTGAGTGTGGTGGGGTAG
- the lptE gene encoding LPS assembly lipoprotein LptE, with the protein MWWGRSPARRSGERTGSRIALRIGVVAVLAALTAGCFRPMYAERGDGGPALRDRLMGVELLPIDKPNASPDARIGVALRNALAFKLYGNATGAPPTHQLKIRFGISRSSLMLDPRTALPSNESFGIDASYQLIEVATGKIVLNATTFARTSYDIPGQFQRFARARAYRDAEDRAAEQIAENINTRLASFFYAGT; encoded by the coding sequence GTGTGGTGGGGTAGATCGCCGGCGCGCCGGAGCGGAGAACGGACCGGTTCGCGCATCGCGCTCCGAATCGGCGTCGTGGCCGTGCTGGCCGCGCTGACGGCCGGCTGCTTCCGGCCGATGTACGCCGAGCGGGGCGATGGCGGTCCGGCTCTTCGCGACAGACTGATGGGCGTCGAGCTTCTGCCGATCGACAAGCCCAATGCGTCGCCGGACGCGCGGATCGGGGTCGCCCTTCGCAACGCGCTCGCGTTCAAGCTTTACGGCAACGCCACCGGCGCGCCGCCGACGCACCAGCTCAAGATCCGCTTCGGCATCAGCCGGTCGTCGCTGATGCTTGATCCCCGCACCGCGCTGCCCTCCAATGAGAGCTTCGGCATCGATGCGAGCTATCAGTTGATCGAGGTCGCCACCGGCAAGATCGTCCTCAACGCGACCACTTTCGCCCGCACCTCCTATGACATCCCCGGCCAGTTCCAGCGTTTCGCCCGCGCGCGCGCCTACCGCGACGCGGAGGACCGCGCCGCCGAGCAGATCGCCGAGAACATCAACACCCGGCTGGCCTCGTTCTTCTACGCCGGCACCTGA